The proteins below are encoded in one region of Rhododendron vialii isolate Sample 1 chromosome 7a, ASM3025357v1:
- the LOC131333748 gene encoding uncharacterized protein LOC131333748, producing MDSAKVKADSAAFEERMRRTVYVDNLSPQVNESILKSAFDQFGNVQKVEFFPNFAEESNMPHCALVEMDSPELAKELVQAMSNQPFMIFGMPRPVRVCAAEMEMFEDRPQKLGTKITCQWLEPQNPGFTIAKKLKELTRRHAAEASFLHQYQLEEEEKLAKQQAETLEANYKKYELIEKVLKDGTAKRLGHHYGINIFNA from the exons ATGGATTCAGCGAAAGTGAAAGCAGATTCTGCAGCATTTGAAGAGAGGATGAGGCGGACTGTTTACGTTGACAACCTTTCGCCTCAAGTCAACGAAAGTATTTTGAAATCAGCGTTCGATCAATTTGGGAATGTCCAGAAAGTTGAGTTTTTTCCAAACTTTGCAGAAGAAAGTAACATGCCACACTGTGCATTGGTGGAGATGGACTCTCCAGAGCTGGCCAAAGAACTTGTACAGGCAATGAGTAATCAACCCTTCATGATTTTTGGGATGCCGAGGCCTGTTAGGGTATGCGCTGCTGAAATGGAGATGTTCGAGGATCGCCCACAAAAGCTTGGGACGAAGATCACTTGCCAGTGGTTAGAGCCACAGAACCCTGGTTTCACTATTGCGAAGAAGCTTAAGGAGTTGACAAGGAGACATGCAGCTGAAGCCTCATTCTTGCATCAG TATCAActggaagaggaagagaagcTTGCAAAGCAACAAGCAGAGACCCTTGAGGCAAATTATAAGAAGTATGAGTTGATAGAAAAAGTACTCAAGGATGGCACCGCAAAAAGGTTGGGTCATCATTATGGCATCAACATATTTAATGCTTGA